The following nucleotide sequence is from Paenibacillus andongensis.
GCTGACATAAGAACATCTCCCTTCCTTTTAGTTAATAATGATTATAAAGTAAGCAGCCATCATATGCAAATCATACAACTCGCACAACTCGCAACCCCCTCTAACTTACTGGTATAATGAAATTGTAAATATTCCTAGGGAAGAACAGGAGGAACATATGCAATCACCACCCCCGATCTCAAGACGCTCTTTTCTCAAGAAAGGTACTGTGCTTGCAGGCTCTTTCATCGCTTCCGGAGGTTTACTTGGCAGTTATGCTGGTTTCTTGGAACCCAAATGGGTCGAGATTACGAGAATAACGCTGCCTTTCGAGCGTCTCCCCAATGCCTTCCATGGTATTAAACTTCTACAATTCAGCGATATCCACATTGGTCATCACTTCGACCTTCAGGACTTAGAACGCGTCATGAAGCTTATTCAGAAAGAAAAAGCGGATATGCTTTGTTTTACTGGCGATTTATTTGACGCAGATATTAATGAAGATCCAGATCTAACCAGTCAATTATTGGGCAGCTTAGAGGCACCCTTGGGAAAATGGGCAGTACTTGGCAACCACGATAAGTGGATTGGGTACAACTACACGCTCCCGATCCTGCATAACGGAGGCTTTCAATCTCTCGTTAACGCTTTTCAGACGATCACTTATAAAGGACAAACGATACAAATAGCAGGCGTTGAGGATATGCTGACGGGTAAACCGGATATCGCGAAAACCTTGCGCGGGGCCAATGCTCAAGTATTTACGTTGCTGCTTTCTCATTGTCCTGATTTTGCGGATAAGGCAACTGAACGCGCCATCGATTTGCAATTATCCGGTCATACACACGGCGGTCAAATACGGTTACCAGGAGTTGGAGCTGTTATTACACCACCGCGCGGTAGAAATTATGTCATAGGGCTTAATGAAGTGCCTAATTCGAAAATGCTTGTTTACACCAATCGCGGTATTGGAACAACGACGCTCCCTTTTCGCCTGATGTGCAGGCCGGAGATTACTGTAATTACATTAGAAAAACGAAAACCCTGAGCGCCTAAAGCGTCTCAGGGTTTTATGTTTACTATCTAACATGTAAAAATTGGCGGAACAAGAAGACGGCCTTCAATTTTAATAGATCGTTTACTTTTTTGAAATCAACCTGTAAGAGATCACTAATCTTCTCCAAGCGATACGTTACGGTATTCCTATGAATAAATAATTGCTTTGCCGCCTCGCTTACTTGACCATCATTACGAATGAATACCTCTAAAGTTCGAATCATCTCTTGCGAATACTCGGCATCTTTTTCAAGTAAAGGACGTAGAATTTTGGCACAGTAATCTTCCATCATACTGGAAGATACGTTCTGGAAGAGATGTGCGAATTCGATGGTTTCATAATGAAGCACACGATCTGGCAGTCCAAGCTTGGACGCCATACGCTGCGTCTCCAAACATTCCATATAGGCTTCCCTTAACGCTGTTGGCTTTAATTTCATAGAGCTTGTATAGAAAGCAATTTCACCGGCTTCTTCGATGCATCCCGAATCGCTAGCGTACTTGGTCAGAAGCTGTGACAGCTCTTCCTCTGGAAACCCATCAACCTGATTCGTTGAATAGATCGAGAACATCAAATCCTTGAACACAAAATGGTGTCCAGTTAAACCGCTTGATTTCGGATGTGATTCCATATATTGTTTGAGGTTCTTGAGCTTAAGTTGGGGCTGCTCCTCCAGCAGTTTTTCAGGCTTATTTTTGCTAATCACACATTGATAAGCTCCTGTAAAGATCGATATCCCTCTAGCTTCCGCCTGTTCAAGGAATTCCTCTAAAGAGGTTCCTTTATCCAAGTAGCGTATGAGATTGTTTTGTAAATCGCGTTGTGCGGATGCTTCAACATGCGATCGGAACGTATAGCACATATGGAAGGTCAGGATATCTGCAGCTTGCTGGAATAAACCTTCCTCCACGTTTGCGAGTAGAACCGCATCAGGAATTATCAATAAATGTCCAAGAGGCTCATCGTCCTGCTGATGCAGTCCTACACGATAAGCGCGTTCCTTACCTGCGTACACCCAGCCTGATTTCCGTTTCCACGGCCAATTCTGAGAGAGTTGATCTGGACTCCATGTGCTTGTGTTATATAAAATTTGTCCCCGAGCTCCCACTACCGCCATAGGATAACCAAGAATGTCACTGATTAATTGGAACATGGAAAGCATATTATCCTGTTTCAATCCGAATTGCATCAGCTTCTTCTGTTTCTCCAGAACATTTTGCAGCAGCTGCGTATTGCGGCGGTATTCAGCGTTAAATAGGGCATTCATTTGATCTGAGAACGTAAATTGAAAGGGCATCTCGATAATCGGAAAATGCAGCCGATCTGCTTCATCTGCAACAATCTGCGGCAGCTCCGACCAGAAACGCCCTAGCTTGATCCCTAACCCAGCAGCTCCACGATCATTTAATTTACGAAGTAAATTAACCGTTTCTTGCGGACTATCCTTCATCGCGAAAGCCGTGGTGAAGAGCATCTCTCCGGATTTCGTCCAATCCGCAATGTCAGGAGCATCCATCACATTGACTGATTTGACGATGCGTGAATCACCTTGCTTGCCTGCAACAAGCTTCGCTTCCGTTAAAGGATATATGGATAATGCCTCACGAATGGTAAGATGCATTGTGCTTCCCCCTTAGTGCCTTTTAAATGATTATAGGATGACCTTGCCAATTCAGTCAATGGATTTATGTTAGATTATATAACATTCTGTAGGATTTTATGAATGTTTTATGACTTTGTTTTATTTTTATGTCAGAAAACATGACATATGCACAGTGAAATCTAAAACTTAGAACAAATAAGCGCAAAAACCGCGCTTTCAGCGAGACCTCTGATGCGAGCAGGCAAAGTTTGAATTTCCTATACAGCGAAAAAGAGAGACATGCTTAACACATGCCTCTCCTTTATAATGAATCAACCTCAAATCACTCGAAACGTTCCCGTACCAATCGTCCCCAAATTGCCTTCACGGTCAAAAACACGACCTTGCGTAGTTATCATCTTACGGGATTGATGAACAAGCTCAGCCGTCACCAATAATCGGCCTTCATAAAGCGGAGCTACAAAATGAACATTCAAATTCGTTGTTACAACCTTATCCTCCGGTCTGGCCACCATCACAACAATTCCCATCGCATTGTCCAGCAAGGAAGATAGTACACCGCCATGGACGATCCCTATCGGGTTTAAGTGATGCGTTTTGGCTTCCAAAGCAATCGTGATGATATTGTCTTGCATACTTACAAATTCACAGCCAAGAAAGCCCCAAAACGTAGGCTCTGCTGATGCTGCTAATTGCTGCAGCCTCTTATTCATTCGTTCGTTAGCATCATCCATAGGATTCCCTCCACTCCTCTTGTAAAGGGCTTCCCCTTAATTGTTAACAGGAAGAAGTTCTTAAACCGTCTTCTCTTCCTCTAGTAATTGCCTGCGCAGCACCTTTCCAATCATCGTTTTCGGCAGAGACTGGCGGAATTCGACTTTCCGAGGCACTTTATAGGCAGCCAATCGCTCACGGCACCACAATTCAAGTTCCTTTTCCGTTAGCGTCATTCCCGGTCTTAACACGATAAATGCTTTCACCGTTTCTCCCCGATACTCATCCGGTACCCCTGCAACAACAGCCTCCAGAATGGCCGGATGCTCGAAGAGAACCTCCTCAATATCACGCGGATAAATATTGTAGCCTCCGGCTATGATTAAATCCTTCTTGCGATCAACAATCGAGAAGAACCCATCCTCATCCATACGCCCCATGTCGCCCGTATAAAGCCAGCCATCTCTGATGGTCATAGCCGTTTCGTACTCTCGCTGCCAATAGCCTTTCATCACCTGAGGCCCTTTAATAATAATTTCGCCAATTTCCCCAACCGGCAGCTCTTGGCCTGAATCTGAATCAACCACCTTCGTATCAGTATCCGGAAAAGGGATCCCAATTGAGCCTATTTTCCGAAAACCCCAAATGGGATTCGCATGCGTAACAGGGGAGGTTTCCGTCAACCCATAACCTTCAATTAATCTACCGCCAGTCAATGCCTCGAAGCGCTCTTGCACCTCTAACGGAAGCGGCGCTGAACCGCTTACACAAACATTAATAGAAGAAATATCTACTTCCTTCACGCGTTTATGATTAATTAATGCAATGTACATGGTTGGCGCACCCGGGAAAATCGTTGGCTTCAATGAATGAATCGTGTCCAAAATTAAGTTGATATCAAACTTTGGAATGAGAATCAGCATCCCTGCCCGATACATGGATTGATTCAACAAGACTGTCAAGCCAAAGACATGGAAGCATGGAATAGCCCCCAAGAATCTTTCTTCACCTATCCGAGTACGATAGCACCAATGACTGGTTTGGTACGTATTAGCAATCAAATTGGTGTGCGTCAGCATGACTCCTTTGGATATCCCCGTCGTCCCTCCGGTATATTGAAGAAGGGCAATATCCTCGTCAACCTCCACATCTACACAAATCGGGGCGCGAGAAGCTGCGCGGAGCAGCTTTTTATAAGAATAAACACCCTCCCCGTATGTGACAGCAAGGTTTGCACCATCTTTTTTCATTTTAATCGGATATAAGACATTTTTGGGAAAGGGCAAATAATCCTTAATTGAAGTCACAATCACATGTCGAATCGGTGTTTGCGTTTTCGCCTTTTGCACACGATCAAACAGCAAATCCAACGTTACAATAACAGTTGCTCCGGAATCCGAGAGCTGGTGAACCAGCTCTCGCTCCACATAAAGCGGATTCGTCATGACGACGATCCCGCCCATCATCAGGGTTCCGAAGTAGGCGATGATAGCCGAAGGACAATTCGGCAGCATAATCGACACCCGATCCCCTTGGCTAACGCCTAACTCTTTCAAAGCATTGGCAAAACGATAGGAGGCGTCCAATACCTCCCGATAACGCAGCGTTTTCCCCAAGAAATACAAGGAAGGCCGGTCCGGAAACTTATGCGCGGAATCTACCAACAAACGTGCAAGATTAT
It contains:
- a CDS encoding metallophosphoesterase — encoded protein: MQSPPPISRRSFLKKGTVLAGSFIASGGLLGSYAGFLEPKWVEITRITLPFERLPNAFHGIKLLQFSDIHIGHHFDLQDLERVMKLIQKEKADMLCFTGDLFDADINEDPDLTSQLLGSLEAPLGKWAVLGNHDKWIGYNYTLPILHNGGFQSLVNAFQTITYKGQTIQIAGVEDMLTGKPDIAKTLRGANAQVFTLLLSHCPDFADKATERAIDLQLSGHTHGGQIRLPGVGAVITPPRGRNYVIGLNEVPNSKMLVYTNRGIGTTTLPFRLMCRPEITVITLEKRKP
- a CDS encoding PucR family transcriptional regulator, which gives rise to MHLTIREALSIYPLTEAKLVAGKQGDSRIVKSVNVMDAPDIADWTKSGEMLFTTAFAMKDSPQETVNLLRKLNDRGAAGLGIKLGRFWSELPQIVADEADRLHFPIIEMPFQFTFSDQMNALFNAEYRRNTQLLQNVLEKQKKLMQFGLKQDNMLSMFQLISDILGYPMAVVGARGQILYNTSTWSPDQLSQNWPWKRKSGWVYAGKERAYRVGLHQQDDEPLGHLLIIPDAVLLANVEEGLFQQAADILTFHMCYTFRSHVEASAQRDLQNNLIRYLDKGTSLEEFLEQAEARGISIFTGAYQCVISKNKPEKLLEEQPQLKLKNLKQYMESHPKSSGLTGHHFVFKDLMFSIYSTNQVDGFPEEELSQLLTKYASDSGCIEEAGEIAFYTSSMKLKPTALREAYMECLETQRMASKLGLPDRVLHYETIEFAHLFQNVSSSMMEDYCAKILRPLLEKDAEYSQEMIRTLEVFIRNDGQVSEAAKQLFIHRNTVTYRLEKISDLLQVDFKKVNDLLKLKAVFLFRQFLHVR
- a CDS encoding PaaI family thioesterase yields the protein MDDANERMNKRLQQLAASAEPTFWGFLGCEFVSMQDNIITIALEAKTHHLNPIGIVHGGVLSSLLDNAMGIVVMVARPEDKVVTTNLNVHFVAPLYEGRLLVTAELVHQSRKMITTQGRVFDREGNLGTIGTGTFRVI
- a CDS encoding long-chain-fatty-acid--CoA ligase — encoded protein: MNEAKPWLRHYPSEVAPTYEYPKHNLARLLVDSAHKFPDRPSLYFLGKTLRYREVLDASYRFANALKELGVSQGDRVSIMLPNCPSAIIAYFGTLMMGGIVVMTNPLYVERELVHQLSDSGATVIVTLDLLFDRVQKAKTQTPIRHVIVTSIKDYLPFPKNVLYPIKMKKDGANLAVTYGEGVYSYKKLLRAASRAPICVDVEVDEDIALLQYTGGTTGISKGVMLTHTNLIANTYQTSHWCYRTRIGEERFLGAIPCFHVFGLTVLLNQSMYRAGMLILIPKFDINLILDTIHSLKPTIFPGAPTMYIALINHKRVKEVDISSINVCVSGSAPLPLEVQERFEALTGGRLIEGYGLTETSPVTHANPIWGFRKIGSIGIPFPDTDTKVVDSDSGQELPVGEIGEIIIKGPQVMKGYWQREYETAMTIRDGWLYTGDMGRMDEDGFFSIVDRKKDLIIAGGYNIYPRDIEEVLFEHPAILEAVVAGVPDEYRGETVKAFIVLRPGMTLTEKELELWCRERLAAYKVPRKVEFRQSLPKTMIGKVLRRQLLEEEKTV